Sequence from the Amaranthus tricolor cultivar Red isolate AtriRed21 chromosome 1, ASM2621246v1, whole genome shotgun sequence genome:
GTAATTATGACTTTGCAATACTTTCATTTTTAGTCCACCCATTTATTTTGCTATAATATTCTATTATGGGAATGTCTCCATCACTTTCTTGTATTCTCATTTACatattttaacttttctttAATATCCTCCACATAATTCAAATGGGTTTCCACCATTTCTTAATCATTGTGCAAAGTTCCTTGTTGTAATCTTAAAGCAACTGATTATAATGATCATTTTGATATAGGCGCAAAATGCTCTAGATGAAAGTagaaaaaaataggaaaaagtgTCATTGAAATTGTTCCATTTGTACTGGTTGCAACCTTCAAATCATCCACCGTGCTTAGGCCTTTTAATTGACGTTTTTACTCTTTGCAATGCAGGATGGTGTAGCTCCTAGTTGTCAAGATTCCATGTCAAGGTTTACTCATGTTTCTTACTGAAGTACCATTTCTTGTCTATGTTTTCCAGCTAAATGTCTTTTCCTTTTTGGCACTATATATTGATAAAAAGGTTGAAAAAGATGACAcgttttacatgaaaataaaaagatatgaCAATCTTGTGGAATCTCCTTTGGTTGTACTGCTCGCTTAATCGAGTTAAGAGTTTGCATTTCGTCCTTAAAGCATCTGTCTTAAAGTTCAACTTTATGTACCAAATCCTGTTAATTGGaatcttataaaaatttactGCAGGTATGATGATGAGCATGTATAGAATGACAATTCTGGGCCTGGATATAGTCATATTCCTAAGCATACTCTTCTTGGTCAGTGCTTCCAGTGACATGGAAGTATTGTCCACAGTAAGGAAAAGCCTTATCCGGAGAAAAGACATTATTCCTAGTTGGTTTTACCCGGAGATTCCTGTATGTAACTTGACAGGTGTGGATTGTAGAGGTGTGGATGTGTTTGGGGTTAATCTGCCTTGTTCATCTTCACCACTAGACCTTCCTTTTCCTAGCAGCATCGGAGAATTAAAACATCTCATGTATCTTAATCTCAGTCAGTGTGGGCTCACAGGtgaaatttctgataatatatGGAGTCTTGAGAATCTTGAGATCCTGGATCTGAGTGGTAATATGCTCTCTGGAACTTTCCCTCTATGtctgaaatagactacatttaataaagcttaattataagtttattaagctgattggggttattaagtaagttaattcgagaaataatattattattttgataatattgactcaagtatttgatttgttaacattttcaaggaagaggtatattttatttaatgtataaaattcgtataaagaatacttcgttaaaagtgtattttgattatattttattaattgattactatcttatctttataaaaataaatttaaataaagtattgaaaaataaattcctaaatgcaatccttatcCACACTACCAATTacgaaattttacttatttcgtaaatcgtttattatacccttacagcatgtcttatataagactgtcttgcgatgagacgactttaatagaatttaatgggtcaaagctaaaaatgaaCCCATGCTTATCTCATTTAACGGACACACCCCTTCcccatttctttcttcatcctcatcatcttttACCTTTAAACTCTCAACAATGCCTCCTTCACTCTCCCTCACGGTTCAGTAGCAGCCCTAGGACCACCAGGCCACGCCTCCATTGTAGCCACCCGCAGACACACACTCCT
This genomic interval carries:
- the LOC130806977 gene encoding leucine-rich repeat receptor protein kinase MSP1-like, producing the protein MMMSMYRMTILGLDIVIFLSILFLVSASSDMEVLSTVRKSLIRRKDIIPSWFYPEIPVCNLTGVDCRGVDVFGVNLPCSSSPLDLPFPSSIGELKHLMYLNLSQCGLTGEISDNIWSLENLEILDLSGNMLSGTFPLCLK